The candidate division TA06 bacterium region GCAGGTTCATCTTCCTGCTGGTGGCCCTATCGGTGGTGCTTCCTTTGATCATACCCATGAACCTGCCCACCCTGCCGGGCAAATACACGGTAAAGCTGTACGACTACATCGAAAAGATACCACCCCAGAGCCAGCCGGTGGTGATTGCAGCCGATTACAGCCCTTCGATGATGCCGGAGCTGCAGCCCATGCTGGAATCCATCATCCGGCATTGTTTTGCCAAAAAGATCCGGGTGATCGTCCTGACCCTGGACCCCAACGGAGCGGCGCTGTCGGAGGCCGCCCTTAATAAGATAGCACCCGAGTACGGGGCCCGCAACGGCCAGGATTACGTTTTCCTGGGGTTCAAGCCCGGCTATTCCATCGTGATGATGTCCATCGGCGAGAACTTCCGCCAGGCTTTTCCCACCGACTTTTACGGAACTCCGCTGGACAGCCTGCCGATGATGGCCCACGTCCGGAACTACGCCGACATCCCGATCGTGGTCTCCATCGCCGGAAGCGCCGTGACCCAGAGCTGGATAGCCTACGCCGGGACCCGTTATCATGCCAACGTGGGCTCGGGATGTACCGCGGTCAGCACCGCCGACTACTATCCCTTCCTGCAGTCCGGACAGCTGGTGGGGCTTTTGAACGGAATGAAGGGAGCCAGCGAGTACGAGTATCTTAACCAGAAGAACGGCTACACCAAGGCGCCCCGGGTGGCCGGCAAGGGGATGGACGCTGTCTCCATCGTCCACCTGCTGCTGATGGCCTTCATCATCCTGGGCAACATCGGGTACTTGATGACCCGGCACAACCTGAGCAAGAAGTAAGGAGCAAGAAATGATATTTTCAACCAATCCCTGGGTGTGGACCGCAGCCATCCTGACCCTATGCATCTTCTCATTTTTATACAAGGAGAACCCGTTCTACCGCTTTGCCGAACACCTGTTCGTGGGCATTTCGGCTGGTTACGGGGTGGCGATCTACTGGAACAACGCTATAGTTCCCAATCTTTACGTTCCGCTTTTCCAGCACCACGTCTGGTGGTTCATCATACCCGGCCTTTTGGGCATGATGTTCTTTTTCCGCTTCAGCCAAAAGCTGGCCTGGCTGATACTCATTCCCATGGCCGTGTTGCTGGGCACCAGCAGCGGAATGAGCCTGGCTCCCACTTTTCAGACCAACATATTGAAGCAGATGCAGAGCGCCCTGGGCGATGCCACCAATCTCAAGCTCGGCGGATGGGGCCTGGTCTGGGGCATAGTCACCCTGTTCGGGGTGATATCCACCCTGAGCTACTTCTTCTTTTCCCGGGAACAAAAAGGACTGCTGAGGGTCTCGGCCAACATCGGGGTCTGGTTCATCATGATCGGCTTCGGGGCCAGTTTTGGCAACACCGTGATGGGCCGTATATCCCTGCTGATAGGCAGGGTGCAGTTCCTGCTGACCGACTGGATACATATCATTAAGTAACTGAAAAATGAAAAATGGGAAATAGGAAGTGATAACCAGACTGCTCTGTGAAACAGGTGAACACTCCCTATTTCCCATTTAATTAGTTTTCAATTTATCTGAATATATGGCAAAAAACACCGACAAGATAGTCTGTCGCTGCGAGGACATCACTGAGTCCGAAGTCCTGGCCGCCATTGAACAGGGCGCCACCACCGCCGACGAGGTCAAGCGCCTGACCCGGGCCGGGATGGGACACTGTCAGGGGCGCACCTGCCGCCGGCTGGTCAACCAGATGCTGGCCAGAGCACTGAGACAAAAACCCGAGGCCCAGCGCCCCATCACCCAGCGGGCCCCTCTGCAACCCCTGTCGCTAAAGACTTTGGCGGAGTACCAGGAAACATGAGCGCTTACAAATCAGACGCCGTCATCATCGGCGGGGGCATCATCGGAACGGCCTGCGGCTACTACCTTTCACAAAAGGGCCTGAAGGTGGCGATAGTGGAGCAGGGATATCTCTGCTCCGGCTCCACCGGGCGCTGTATCGGAGGCATCAGGCAGCAGTTCACCTCGTCCGGCTCCATCAGGCTGATGATGGAGAGCATCAGGCATTTTCAGAACATGGAGCAGGAACTGGGAACCGACGTCCACTGGCACAACGGGGGATATCTTTTCCTGGCCCACAGCCCCGAGAAAAAACAGGCCTTCCTGTCAAACATCGCGGTACAGCAGGCGGCGGGGCTAAAGGACGTGCGCTGGGTGGATGCCGCTGAATGCCGGGAGATAGCCCCGGGAATGGACGCCACCGGGCTTTTGGGCGGCTCGTACTGCCCCTCGGACGGTCAGGCCTACCCCTTTGCGGTGGTCCAGGGCTACGCCGGGAAGATCAAGCAAGCCGGAGGCAGCATCCACACCTTTTCCAAGGTATCCCAGATCCTTCAGCAGGGGGGAAAGGTTACCGGTGTCAAGACCGATAGCGGCCGGGAATTCTCGGCCGGAGTGGTGATCAACGCGGCCGGCCCCTGGTCCAAGGACGTCGGCCAGATGGCCGGGATCGAGATCCCGGTGGAGGCCGAGCGGCACGAGGCCATGATCACCGAGGGGGTGGAGTATCTTGGTATCCCGATGCTGGTGGACTACCGGGCCGACGGAGGGTATTTCCAGCAATACAGGCACAACGGGCAGTTCATCGGCTGTTATTCCCCAGTTCCCAATGTGCCGGGCCATTCGGCCGATTCCACCTTTGAGTTCCTGCACCAGATGCCCAAGCGGATGCTGAAACTGGTTCCGGGACTGAAGGATCTGAAGGTCATCCGGCAGTGGGCTGGCAGTTACGAGAACACCCCGGACGGCAACCCCATTTTGGACCGCACCGGCCTGGACGGATTCTACACGGTGGCCGGGATGTGCGGACACGGCTTTATGCTGGGCCCGGCCATGGGCCGGGTGGCGGCTGACCTGGTGTTCTCCAGTGACAAGACCACACCCTACCCGGAATTCGCCCTTAAGCGGGACTTCTCCCACGCCGAGGCAATGAAATAGGGGCTTATTCAATAAGCCCTTTTTTATTTTGGAACCGTATGGGACGCTGATTAACGCGGATTATTAAAATTACTTTCCCTCGAAAAATCCAAACAACTGGAAATCTTTTAAAAATTATCCTTTGTGTCCCTTCGGCGCGCTCAGGGTATGCTTGGTGCCACTTCGGCAAACTGATTGCACCGCTTTGTGGCTAATTTTAAAAGGGAAATATTTGTAAACGGAATGATCAAAACTTTATCCATAATCATACTCCTGTCAACAGTCCTGGCGCTGCCAGGCGCGGCCGCACCGGCTGACATTCAAAAGGCTTTGTCCCTGCAGCAGGCCGGAGAGCCGGAGCAGGCCCTGATGCTGCTGGACAGCCTGGGGCTTGATTCTTTGGCCTTTTATGCCAAGTCCGGCCTGCTGATCTCGCTGAAGCAGTATCCCCAGGCCTTGAAAACATTGAACCGGGCGGTGACACTGTGGCCCTCTAATGATCCTGATGTCCGCTGGCAAAGGGCCTACCTTTACCAAAAGGCCGGAGCCTTTCAGACCGCGGAAGCGCTATATAACCAGGCAGCCCGTGCCGACACTTCCCTGAAAG contains the following coding sequences:
- a CDS encoding FAD-binding oxidoreductase, translated to MSAYKSDAVIIGGGIIGTACGYYLSQKGLKVAIVEQGYLCSGSTGRCIGGIRQQFTSSGSIRLMMESIRHFQNMEQELGTDVHWHNGGYLFLAHSPEKKQAFLSNIAVQQAAGLKDVRWVDAAECREIAPGMDATGLLGGSYCPSDGQAYPFAVVQGYAGKIKQAGGSIHTFSKVSQILQQGGKVTGVKTDSGREFSAGVVINAAGPWSKDVGQMAGIEIPVEAERHEAMITEGVEYLGIPMLVDYRADGGYFQQYRHNGQFIGCYSPVPNVPGHSADSTFEFLHQMPKRMLKLVPGLKDLKVIRQWAGSYENTPDGNPILDRTGLDGFYTVAGMCGHGFMLGPAMGRVAADLVFSSDKTTPYPEFALKRDFSHAEAMK
- a CDS encoding (2Fe-2S)-binding protein, which translates into the protein MAKNTDKIVCRCEDITESEVLAAIEQGATTADEVKRLTRAGMGHCQGRTCRRLVNQMLARALRQKPEAQRPITQRAPLQPLSLKTLAEYQET